Proteins from a genomic interval of Beijerinckia indica subsp. indica ATCC 9039:
- the recG gene encoding ATP-dependent DNA helicase RecG, producing MRPSLLDPLFASAESLQGVGPKTALLLGKAVGIAANSGGARVIDLLFHLPSGTIDRRERPKIAEAPLDRVVTLEVTVVEHRPPPARSKAPYRVLVEDETGDVLLVFFLANPQWIERSLPRGEKRWVSGKLELWDGYRQMVHPDRVLDAQGLANLPPVEPIYPTTEGLSQKQIAKAIEAAFAYFTARGPKLPEWHDLSLVKLPVFPSFSDALKALHHPAEPNAIGLESPGRLRLALDELLASQLALALMRGKRRRMAGRIAQGDGRLTAKILAGLPYRPTPCQEKALAEIKADLAAPRRMLRLLQGDVGSGKTLVALLAMAGMVEAGRQAALMAPTEILARQHYANLSALCENTGLRLALLTGRDKGTSRAKRLAALAAGEIDILIGTHALFQEDVTFHDLGLAVVDEQHRFGVHQRLALSDKGEAVDILVMTATPIPRTLVLTFFGDMEVSVLREKPPGRQKIDTRALPIERIDEVVDGLHRLLAKGGRAYWVCPLVEESELLDVAAVEARFEDLTSIFGTKVGLLHGKMKAAEKDAAMAAFASGETRILVATTVIEVGVDVPEATVMVIEHAERFGLAQLHQLRGRVGRGPGQSSCLLLYKGPLGEIAKARIAIMRESEDGFRIAEEDLRLRGEGDVLGTKQSGLPGFRIADLSVHAQLLTLARAEARQMVEDNPKLEGPQGEALRLLLNLFERREAIRLLDAG from the coding sequence ATGCGGCCCTCTCTTCTCGATCCGCTCTTTGCCTCAGCCGAATCGCTGCAAGGTGTCGGGCCCAAAACCGCGCTCCTTCTCGGCAAAGCCGTCGGGATTGCCGCCAATAGCGGCGGCGCGCGGGTGATCGACCTTCTGTTTCATCTTCCTTCCGGCACCATCGATCGCCGCGAGCGGCCCAAAATCGCCGAGGCTCCGCTGGATCGCGTCGTGACACTCGAAGTGACGGTCGTCGAACACCGGCCGCCACCAGCGCGATCCAAAGCGCCCTACCGCGTCCTCGTCGAGGATGAAACCGGCGACGTGCTGCTCGTCTTCTTTCTCGCCAATCCGCAATGGATCGAGCGCAGTCTGCCGCGCGGCGAAAAACGCTGGGTGTCCGGGAAGCTCGAACTCTGGGACGGTTATCGGCAAATGGTCCATCCCGACCGCGTGCTCGATGCCCAAGGCCTCGCCAATCTTCCGCCCGTCGAACCGATTTATCCGACGACCGAGGGACTTTCGCAAAAACAGATCGCCAAGGCCATAGAGGCGGCTTTCGCGTATTTTACAGCACGGGGACCCAAACTTCCCGAATGGCACGATCTCTCTTTGGTCAAGCTTCCGGTTTTCCCGAGTTTTTCCGACGCCTTGAAGGCTTTGCACCATCCCGCCGAACCCAATGCCATTGGTCTTGAATCGCCAGGCCGGCTTCGTCTCGCGCTCGATGAATTGTTGGCGAGCCAACTCGCCTTGGCGCTGATGCGCGGCAAAAGGCGCCGTATGGCAGGGCGGATCGCGCAGGGGGATGGGCGCCTGACCGCCAAAATTCTCGCCGGCCTGCCCTACCGGCCGACACCCTGCCAGGAAAAAGCTCTGGCCGAGATCAAAGCCGATCTCGCGGCGCCCCGCCGCATGCTGCGCCTGCTGCAAGGCGATGTCGGATCCGGCAAGACGCTTGTTGCCCTACTCGCCATGGCCGGCATGGTCGAGGCCGGCCGTCAGGCGGCCTTGATGGCGCCAACCGAAATCCTCGCGCGGCAGCATTATGCCAATCTCTCGGCGCTCTGCGAAAACACCGGCCTGCGCCTCGCTTTGCTCACAGGTCGCGACAAGGGGACAAGCCGCGCGAAACGTCTCGCGGCGCTCGCAGCCGGTGAGATCGACATTTTGATCGGCACTCATGCCCTGTTCCAGGAGGATGTCACTTTTCACGATCTCGGGCTCGCGGTGGTCGATGAGCAGCATCGTTTCGGCGTGCATCAGCGCCTCGCTCTCAGCGACAAAGGCGAGGCCGTGGATATTCTCGTCATGACCGCAACGCCGATTCCGCGCACTCTGGTCCTGACCTTTTTCGGCGATATGGAAGTCTCAGTTCTGCGGGAAAAACCGCCTGGCCGGCAGAAGATCGACACGCGCGCCTTGCCGATCGAACGGATCGACGAGGTTGTGGATGGGCTGCACCGGCTCCTAGCCAAAGGCGGGCGCGCTTATTGGGTTTGCCCCCTTGTCGAGGAAAGCGAACTCCTCGATGTCGCGGCGGTCGAAGCGCGTTTCGAGGACCTCACCTCCATTTTCGGCACGAAGGTCGGCCTCCTGCATGGCAAGATGAAAGCGGCCGAAAAAGACGCCGCCATGGCTGCTTTCGCCAGCGGTGAGACCCGCATTCTGGTGGCGACGACCGTGATCGAAGTCGGCGTCGACGTGCCGGAAGCCACGGTGATGGTCATCGAACATGCGGAGCGGTTCGGCCTCGCGCAATTGCATCAATTACGCGGACGCGTTGGGCGCGGCCCCGGCCAATCCTCGTGCCTGTTACTGTATAAGGGACCGCTCGGCGAGATCGCCAAGGCGCGGATCGCCATCATGCGCGAGAGCGAGGACGGTTTCCGCATCGCTGAAGAAGATTTACGGCTGCGCGGCGAGGGCGATGTGCTTGGCACGAAGCAATCAGGCCTCCCGGGTTTCCGCATCGCCGATCTATCCGTGCATGCGCAATTGTTGACGCTGGCCCGCGCTGAGGCCCGTCAAATGGTCGAAGACAATCCCAAGCTCGAAGGCCCGCAGGGCGAGGCTTTACGATTGCTTTTGAATCTGTTCGAGCGGCGAGAAGCGATCCGCTTACTCGATGCTGGATAG